Proteins encoded together in one Amblyomma americanum isolate KBUSLIRL-KWMA chromosome 1, ASM5285725v1, whole genome shotgun sequence window:
- the LOC144125005 gene encoding uncharacterized protein LOC144125005: MPTYGALAPFHGEGGAWTEYLERVKLFLDANSVPEEEKRFVFLTCCGSSTYSLLRSLLTPKTPDQVSIDEIFSVLSGHYIQNPSVVVCCFRFSSRPRQPEESVSDYTAALKKLSANCECGTFLPDMLRDRLVGGINDASMQRRLLEEPNLTFESAVEILIAMETAKRDSSMLMQAQGMTEAQTVHSTVKIMNLSFTVIVGYIPPCVNFDVDRLQDIVRSTLRHTS; this comes from the exons ATGCCGACCTACGGAGCATTGGCGCCATTCCACGGGGAAGGAGGAGCCTGGACGGAGTACTTGGAGCGAGTCAAGCTGTTCCTCGACGCCAACAGCGTTCCAGAGGAGGAGAAAAGGTTCGTGTTCCTCACCTGCTGCGGGTCCAGTACCTACTCCTTACTACGGAGCCTGCTGACGCCTAAAACTCCAGATCAAGTCTCTATCGACGAGATATTCTCCGTGCTTTCGGGCCACTACATTCAAAACCCTTCCGTGGTGGTCTGCTGCTTCAGATTCAGTAGTCGCCCTCGCCAACCGGAGGAGTCTGTCAGCGATTACACCGCAGCACTGAAAAAGCTTTCAGCAAATTGTGAGTGCGGCACCTTCCTTCCTGACATGCTGCGGGACAGACTCGTTGGCGGCATTAATGACGCGTCAATGCAACGACGCCTGCTTGAAGAGCCAAACCTGACGTTCGAGTCAGCTGTCGAGATCCTAATTGCAATGGAGACAGCTAAAAGAGACTCAAGCATGTTGATGCAAGCTCAGGGCATGACCGAAGCGCAGACAGTTCACT CCACCGTCAAGATCATGAACCTGTCCTTCACGGTGATCGTCGGGTACATACCGCCGTGTGTCAACTTTGACGTCGACCGCCTTCAGGATATTGTACGCAGTACCCTGCGCCACACGTCGTAA